One window of the Nothobranchius furzeri strain GRZ-AD chromosome 3, NfurGRZ-RIMD1, whole genome shotgun sequence genome contains the following:
- the LOC139061496 gene encoding WD repeat-containing protein 82-like has product MEITDRVLRNFKVARTYQFKSEKVNCVDYSVNGDHAVSSGNDDCIVLYDIQSGRPAKTLYSKKYGADLIRFTRGAAHTVVYSSNKQDDAIRYLSLTDNQFIRYFPGHTARVTALSMSPENEIFISSSLDKTIRIWDLRLADCQGLTNPLGKPICSFDPEGIIFAAGVESHAIKLYDFRAFDKDPFACFETRFNRVCDWTGLKFSNDGKHILICTNGGAIRILNAFNGSVLHTFSGYNNSKGISLEACFTPDSKFVMIGSEDGRVHVWSIESGMKVAVLDSKHPGPINALQFNPLYMTFASASTNMMFWLPCSDDK; this is encoded by the exons ATGGAAATAACAGACAGAGTCTTGCGGAATTTTAAGGTTGCCAGAACGTACCAGTTTAAGTCAGAGAAAGTGAACTGTGTGGATTACAGTGTTAATGGAGACCACGCAGTATCAAGCGGCAACGACGACTGCATTGTGTTATATGACATCCAGTCAGGAAG GCCTGCAAAGACCTTGTATAGTAAGAAGTATGGAGCAGACCTGATCCGCTTCACACGTGGAGCCGCGCACACTGTGGTGTACAGCtccaacaaacaggatg ACGCAATCAGGTACCTGTCCCTCACCGACAACCAATTCATCCGATATTTCCCCGGCCACACGGCACG AGTCACTGCGCTCTCCATGTCCCcagaaaatgaaatcttcatctccagctCGTTAGACAAGACGATCCGTATCTGGGACCTGCGCTTGGCCGACTGCCAG GGTTTGACCAACCCTCTGGGGAAACCCATTTGTTCCTTTGACCCAGAGGGAATAATATTTGCTGCAGGAGTGGAATCGCACGCCATTAAACTCTACGACTTCCGTGCATTTGATAAG GATCCATTTGCCTGCTTTGAGACCAGGTTTAACCGTGTCTGTGACTGGACTGGACTAAAATTCAGCAACGATGGAAAGCACATCCTCATTTGTACAAATGGAGGAGCTATTCGCATTCTGAATGCTTTCAATGGATCTGTCCTGCACACTTTTTCA GGCTACAACAACAGTAAAGGCATCTCCCTGGAGGCCTGCTTCACCCCAGACTCTAAGTTTGTTATGATCG GTTCAGAGGACGGGAGGGTTCACGTCTGGAGCATTGAGAGTGGCATGAAGGTGGCCGTGTTGGATAGCAAACATCCTGGACCCATCAACGCTCTGCAGTTTAACCCTCTGTACATGACTTTTGCCAGCGCCTCTACCAACATG
- the LOC107385099 gene encoding pseudouridylate synthase RPUSD4, mitochondrial — MNGCKRLSSLGDRASGLYILFSVVKSRISGQMCLRRCQSTTSSPAPGSDSGEKPQRLRAIDLARKVQQQKATQATPPPVSGSQGRVTELKRFSLQLQNVHPNVLAKHLSRSVLYQDKDVVLINKPYGVPVQEQSGVTSISSVLPVLSKIMDGMKVKSESRLLPCLSLEKGSTGTLLLARSEEAAEHILTLDRNNQVQRKYWVVTVGVPVPSEGLIDIPVIEKEVPGPQPHFKMALSPCFRMNETGDGLTKLRRHRQAHPAVTKYRVLDSSNGCSLVELQPFTGVKHQLRVHMAFALACPILGDHKYSHWNKLAPQKLPARVLKRLGLEQTKIRHLPLHLHARQLLLPGHNNTDINASCPLPKYFLQTLKRLELTFPDDKEDE; from the exons ATGAACGGCTGTAAAAGATTATCCTCACTGGGTGACCGAGCCTCCGGTCTCTACATTCTGTTCTCGGTGGTCAAATCAAGGATAAGTGGACAAATGTGTCTCAGACGGTGTCAGAGCACCACTAGCAGTCCCGCTCCGGGCTCCGACagcggagagaaaccccagcgacTCAGAGCGATTGACCTGGCCCGGAAGGTCCAGCAACAGAAGGCGACACAAGCAACACCGCCTCCGGTGTCCGGGTCGCAGGGTAGAGTGACTGAGCTGAAACGGTTCAGTCTGCAGCTACAAAACGTTCATCCCAACGTGCTAGCTAAACACCTCAGCAGAAGCGTGCTGTACCAGGATAAAGATGTAGTTCTCATCAATAAACCTTATGGTGTCCCTGTCCAAG AGCAGTCTGGAGTCACGTCCATCTCCTCGGTGCTTCCTGTTCTCTCAAAAATAATGGATGGGATGAAGGTGAAGTCTGAGTCTCGGCTACTCCCCTGTCTGAGTCTGGAGAAGGGCTCAACAGGAACTCTTTTGCTGGCCAGGAGTGAAGAAGCAGCAGAACACATCCTCACACTGGATAGGAATAACCAAGTGCAGAGGAAATATTG GGTTGTCACAGTTGGTGTTCCTGTACCGTCTGAAGGGCTGATTGATATTCCTGTTATAGAGAAAGAGGTCCCAGGTCCTCAGCCACACTTCAAG ATGGCCTTAAGTCCATGTTTCAGAATGAATGAGACCGGTGATGGGCTAACCAAACTCCGACGTCATCGGCAGGCACATCCTGCAGTGACAAAGTACAGAGTCCTGGACAGCAGCAATGGCTGCAGCCTCGTGGAGCTCCAGCCTTTCACCG GAGTGAAGCACCAATTGAGGGTTCACATGGCGTTTGCTCTGGCATGTCCCATTCTTGGTGACCATAAATATTCCCACTGGAACAAACTGGCACCACAG AAACTTCCAGCTCGAGTGCTCAAACGGCTCGGACTGGAGCAGACCAAGATCCGACATCTTCCTCTTCACCTGCACGCGCGACAGCTACTGCTGCCGGGACACAACAACACTGACATCAACGCGTCTTGCCCCCTTCCCAAATACTTCTTACAAACTCTGAAGAGATTAGAATTAACTTTTCCAGATGACAAAGAGGATGAATAA